One Argentina anserina chromosome 6, drPotAnse1.1, whole genome shotgun sequence genomic window, TTATGTTGTCTGTTTATTGTGAAAATTGTGCGCTACTCATCTTCATCAACGTAGCTTGGATATTATTGATGTTGCCCTGATTGATACTTTGGAATGCAGATTTCAGTTGTTCAATTGAGGCTGATGGAGAAGTGAAAATCAAAGGAATAACTACAACAGGTGAGAAAACAGTGTGCAAGAACTCCATGGTCTTTCAGATGCTCACACAGAATCTTGCCCCAGCAGGTCACTTCTCTATCTCCTTTCACCTTCCTGGCCCTGTTGATTTCCAGCAGTTCACTGGTTCCTTTGAGACCGATGGGATTCTAGAGGGAAttgtgaagaagaaaatgtaaTCCATGAGTGTTCAGCTTGGAGAGGtctaatttggttgaagtggACTCCACAGGGTTAGGATACACGGTATGTAGTTTAATGTTGTCCACAGTATATGCTTGGTATTGCCCAAAGCATTAGTGCTCAAGGCTTTGTTGAGTTGTATGTTAGTTTATCTTTCAGTTGTACTTCGAAAGTTCTCTCAACCAATTATGAAGTAACAAATCACCTAACTTGCATTGTTGGATTTGATTGAAAGGGTCTGTCTGGATTTCTCATCCCCAATGTCGAGTTTATGTTCTGTGGTAGTGTCAAAACTATCAAAAACTCTTACCATCTCAAGTTTGGGGTCTAATCTCACACTAACTCATGTCTTGCCACATTGTGATATTTTGATTCGAAAATAAGAATATGCAATTTTGATCAAGAAACAGTACTGTGTCCCACGATATTGGTGAAAAATTGTTGTATGGGACTAATAAGGGAAAAAATCGATGGCCTAAATCCACATTTTGTAAAAAATTTCAGGCAAAATTGAGACTTGAGAGTAGGGTTGGTCATATATCGGGTCTGGTCGGTATCGGGTCTGGTCGGTTTCAGGCCCAAACCAAAGTCAGACCACTTTAAACGGTTCCTTAGAAAATGAAACCATAATCGAGTATAAATGGGTCGGGCTGAATATTTCGGTTTAACTGAAAATCAGTTCGGTTTCGGGTCATGTTCGGTTTGTAAATGGGCCAATAATAACAGATTTTTCAGATTCTCAGCCCAAAATGGCTGTCCTTTTCAGTTTTCAAGCAAAAACACATGTGAATctcaatttgaaaaaaaaaaatctcgaATAAAAAACATCACAACATGCACAATACCATAAATCCATACCTAACAGTTCAACATCATAATTTTTAAGTTACAAACCAGCAAATGAAAAGACCTAGCAGTTCAACACTTTAACAGCTCAATATCATAATTCATTAATTCATACAAACcaataaattaaaaagatcTAGCAGTTCaacaataattaaaaataactaATAGAATCAGCAACACATCTTGCTCTTGTGCCATCACTCCTTAGTCACATCAGACCCTAGTAGTCAAAACACATAAGTGCACGTGTTAGAAACTTAGAATACAACATTATAGAGATCAAACAACAACATTAATGAAGCACTAAAGTTTGAAGTTTGAATTAAGTTACCTCCTTCAATCTTTTCAAATTCAGCATAAAGAGCAAGCTCAGATTCACTAGGCTCTTTGAAAAGGGATGAGTCGCTATTAGCTCTGAGCCAATCACTACAACACACTAGGCATTCCACCATTTTTGGAATTAAACAAACTCTAAATGGATCAATCACCCTTGTTTCAAGAGAGAAAGCACTTTCAGGAGCTTCCAATAGGTACTTATCAACCTATGATTTGATCTCCGCCACATCTTTCTCTTTTATGAGCTTGAGGAAGGCTGAAATATTGGCAACATGGCTATCCTCCTCCATATTTGAATCAACTGTATCATCAAACCTAGGCAATGTGGCCTCAATTAAAGCTTGAGCAGCTTCAAGATCTGCCTCATAATACTCTATGTACATCTTTTGAAAGATGTTCTTCACCTCATCAACCATTAGCTTTACCCTTGCCTTGTCTTTCTGCAACATGTGGAAGAAATACTCCAAATACAAGACTTTGTACCTCGAATccatcaaaacaacaatcaaGCATATTTTGTTCATGTCTTCTAGCCTCCCCCCATACTTATCATATTTCTCCTTCATTGCTATCCCAATGCTCTTCATCAGAGGTTCATCACTCTTCATGCACTTCTCCAACTCACCCACAATTGTATACATCCACAAAAGAGGCTGATTTGTAGTAACCATCTTGCTGCCACTAAACTCAAGAGTTGCATCATAGAATATCTTAAAAAATTTCACTAGTTTCACTGCCTTATCCCAATCAACAGAAGTAGGAGGCCCAatccttcaaaaaaaaaatcatataataACTATTAAAATACAATCACAATTTAAATAGTTCAAACTAAAATAATTTCAGAATTATTTACATTACCTTTTCTTCCCACCAATCTTTTCACAATTTGCTTTCTTCCctaggctgcatggaatcgggtgcgggtacgtggaagcgaagcgtttggaaacgcggaagcgttttttttccaaaaattaaggaagcgggtgcgttttggaagcgtcagaataatatatatatatatatattatatttttatattttatttttaattattttatccagtattaaaataattagttaactattaatgacttattttctatccccatgattatctttgattatagcattattaaagcttcatttcaaaattcaaacaaaagaatgtacaACATAGTGTGAAGGTGTTGGACACGTGCAAGTCAAATAGACATGactagatgaaattgataaaaaaaaaagtccgtcttccctctgtctctctctctcatatggattttttttcatatctctccacaactctctgtcttttctatatatctctctctcatctagaTTTTCCTGATATCTCTTCCCCATATTTCTGACAcatattagattgattgatgttattcatctttaaccgcttaacgaaataaataagaagatgaaacgacaagaagagtctcaagacattgattgatgaaatagaggtaGAGAAGGAATCAcccttccaatttggaagtcaaagcttccgccgcgcttccaatttggaagccaacgcttccatcgcgcttccaatttagaagccaacgcttccgtcgcgcttccaatttggaagccaacgcttccgccgcgcttccaaacccacctttttcggaatcgcgcttccgtcgcgcttccccgcgcttccgagcgcttccgctcccgcttccgcttccgaagcgggaatcggtcttccaaccaagcttccgtgctatgtagcttcttcctcttcttttcGCCAGTAGCATCTTGAGTTAACTTAATGGAGGCCAGAAGCTTGTCCTTGTGTTGGTGCTAGTGGAGGCGAGCTTGCTGGTGTCATGGTTCCAGGTGTGCTGCTCCCAGCAGGAGTAGAATCAAAGACTTCAGAGTGGATGTCCATCctgaaaaaacaaatcaaaaaccaACAATAGTCAACATAAGCAATAGCCAACAACCCAACAAtcataatctcacatcatcaCAAGTCACAAAAGCCAACAAATCTCCATTATTCTAAACGGATAAGAATATCATAAGCAATAGCCAACAACCGAacaatcataatctcatatcATCACAAGTCACAAAAGCCAACAAATCTCCATTATTCTAAACATATAAGAATATCATAAGCAAATAACGCACTAGCCAACAAATCTCCATCATTGAGAACTGTAATATTCATATTCAAGAGAACCACACGAAGCAATTATACACCCATATCAGATTGTGGCAGAAGCAAAACTTGAAATACTTGAAAGCAAAAAGAGAtcattttataaattaaaacCCAAATCGGATCAGAAATACTCTAAAAAAATTCTAAACTAATACTCTCAAATCAAAGAGAATGGAGTTAGAGAATAGAGATGGAGAATGATACCTTAGGAGGAGGAGTATGGGCGGAGTCGCCGAAAAGAGATCGAGCAATTGAGAGAGActgagagagtgagagtggGTCTTGCACAAAGCGgcagaaagaaaaaagggcTGGGGTTAAAATGAAACGTTAGTGTCGGTAGAGAgaaaaaatgcatatatacttctgactttttattaaaaatatataatttttttaaaattcgGTTCAGTCAATTATTTATCGGTCGGTTTAAAGCCTAAAACCATATCTGAACCGATTTTTTCAATTTCCGTGTTGTTTTAAGCTATTTTCAGACTACTTTAAATGATTCAGTTAACCGGATCACTTTTTGATCCGGTTCGATCGGTTTAACTTGAGAGAGATTATACAGTTGCAACCTTTCTGTGGTTGACTGGTTGATACTTCACCGACCATTTAACTGAGAGGCTGAGtgagactctctctctctctctctctctctctcaagtctcaaagATGAAAACCTGATATTTGACCGCCATGCTGCAGGCTATAATTCCATTCCATCAACTTACCAACAGTTTCACTTTGGGTTTGTTTGATGGGATGGAATCTATAGCCTACTGCAATGTGGTCAGAGTGTTTAGTTGATGCTTTCttgtcttcttcatcttcattctCATTCTGGCGGTTCACTTTCACTCTCTTATCAAACCCAGAACCCAAATGGTTATTGTTTATGTGGGAGTTTGGCGTTAGGCTTCCACACCTTTGCCAATTCAGTTTCGCTAACAACAGTTGTAGACTTGTAGACAAGTTTCATTTGGAttctgtgtttgtgtgtaattAAGACTCACCATTGATTGTTAATTAATACCAAGTTTGAATGCACTGAGAATTAAGATGTACATGGACCAGGTTGGAATTCTAATCTGCTTATGGAAATTCATCTACAAAATCTTGATGACATCAATGCACAATCAATATCGATATGCTGATCAAAAAAATGGCTTCTGAGTTGAGTTGGTGCTTTTTAGCCTTATCTACATTCCCTTCTGTTCAGATTCTTTCACATATTCCATATAGTTGGAATTCTCTGCTCTGCTGGTGATGAACATCTTCAGATTCCTTTACAGCTACCTATGTTTCTACCTTACTAGCTCGGGGCCTCAACTTTGGAGTCCCATAAAGGGTCCCAATTTTATGTAAGGACTAAATTATGGTTCTTTATACATTTTTGAATAACTATGCTAGCTCTAGACCAGTGTATTTAACAAGTGCAATTCATTGTTTATCGGTTTGATATTGGTGAAGGCAAAACTATATCCATAGTGGAAATGAATCAAGCGGGGTGGATCTTCTTAATCAGAGGTAATTCCAAGTTCTACTAGTTTACATAATCATTGTGCTTTGTACTAAGTGGTGAATGTAATACTGATCTCTATCTCGATCAGTAACCCAATCCACCAATATTTGTCATCACCATGAGATTCTACTTCCATATGTGTTAATTGGATACTGTCCTTTGTACAAAAGATGGTGCCTTCTCGAATGTAAATTCCCACAATTTGCATTGTTTGATAGTCTTAGTAGAGGTATTACACCTTCCGATTTTACAAAAGTTTATCTGCAAATCTCTTGTAACTAGGAATGCTATATAGAATGGGAAAGCTGGATATTCATGTTGATTCATTTCATGAAGGTTAAGTTTGGAGTTATATTTCTGTGATCTAAGGTGTTATGGTTACCTTCTTGTCACCTATATcatctttttattatatattgagcatgtacATAGATAATCTCAAGGTATTTTTAGTTTTCAGCAGTCCTCAGGATGCAGTTATATATGGGAGTGTCACCTTGCAACTGATAACTGATTTCAGGGTATCGTCCCAAGAACTTGCTACCACACCACCCAGAGGTTGGAACTCCTATAACGCAATCAGCTGGACTATTACTGAGAAGGAGTTCTTGCAAAATGCTGAGATCATCTCCAATAAGTTACTTCCTTATGGATATGAGgtgcattttgtttctttcacattAGTTGATTTATGAGAATGGCTCAGAATGTTTACTGTTGTTTACTGTTTTGTCTATACTTCAAGTCTTCATCTTACTTGAATGCAGTACGTAGTTGTGGACCATCTATGGTATAGGAGAAATGTGACCGGTGCTAGTGCAGACAATATTGGAGTTGATGTAATTGATGAATGGGGAAGACCAATGCCTGACCCAGATAGATGGCCTAGCTCCAAAGGTGGGAAAGGATTTACTGAAGTGGCAGAGAGAGTTCATAAAATGGGTTTGAAGTTTGGCATCAATATTATGAGAGGAATAAACACACAAGCTGTAGAAGCCAATACTCGTATCTTGCATCCTCTCTCGGTACATAGGCTATCACTGTATATGCACGTCTTTTCAAGCATAAATATTAACTACCAAAAGCTATGATCTGCCATACTGATGCTTGTGTTTTTCATTTGTTCGTTTAATCTAGGGTAGTGTTTATGATTATTCCAATGGAAAGTTTTGGACCGCACAAGATATAGGGATCAAGGAAAGGACTTGTACTGGGATGCAAAATGGTTTCATGAGTGTGAATACAACCTTGCAGGCTGGAAGGTTCTTCTTATCAGACCTCTATCAACTGTATACCAGTTGGGGTGTTGATTTTGGTAAGTAGACTCAACTATACATGCTTTGGTAAATAACAAGAACTTAGTCTGTTTGTTAAAGTTGTTTGATATACTTTTATGATCAGTGAAACAGGATTGCGTGTTCGGTAGAGACTTGGATATGAATGAAATATCTTATGCATCATCGGTACGCTGCTAGATGTATGAATTATGCACTGGTTTTGAGAAATAGATATACTGGTTCTTAGATATATTCTTGCCCTGCAGCTTTTGAGGAATCAAAAACCTCTTCTATATTCTGTATCTCCTGGAATTGGAGCAACACCTATGATGGCCAATAGTGTAAGTAGTGTAGTGAACACGTACAGTATAAGTGGTAATAATTGGGATGACTGGAGAGATGTTGTAGCCCGTTTCGATGTTGCCAGGTGACTGAAATAATTTGCAGTTTCTGTTTACTGAAGCATATATTTTTCATATGATAATTCCATAAAATTCACCTATGTATTCAACTCCATTTCAATCAGGGATTTTGCTGCTGCTAATATGATTGGAGCGAACAGCTCGTGGCCTGACTTAGATATGCTACCCTTGGGATGGCTTAGTGATGCAGGTCATTTACAGCtcttttcttaatttgtaTGGGTTATCCTTGCTTTGATCTGCCAATATTTCAGGTGTTATAATTCTATATATTTCGACCAAAAAACAAATTCCATACATGTACGTTCTTTGCTGGACTTCTTTGTTAATGTCCTGTCGGCAGTGTCGGCTGCATAAGTGCCTGGACGTTTATGAAgtttgaagtttttttttttttttgaaaaggaGTTTGAAGTTCTACTTGTTAGGGATGTGAAGAAAATGATAATTCATTCTTGTTATGGTGAAAATATCAGGTTTAAATGAAGATCCACACAGAGAGACTAACCTCACATCAGAGGAGCAAAGAACTATGGTATTTATGAAGCAGCATTCTGATTTAAGTCCTAATTTTCAGTTGGTTTAAAATTTATCTCACAACTCTAGTACTCGATTTATTTGCACAGATGACCTTGTGGTGCATGGCCAAGTCTCCTCTCATGTTTGGAGGAGATGTGAGAAAGCTAGATGATACAACACACAGTATTCTAACAAATCCTATCTTGCTTGAGATCAATTCTTATAGCTCAAACAATAAGGAGGTGTGATAACATATCTATTGGTAACAAAATTTCCCACGTTATAGAACTTGGTCCATCATGACAGCAACTTACATAATCTTACGTTTGTTGCATTTACAGTTTCCATACATAAGGTCTGAAGGACTTCGCTCTTGGGTTGCAACTGGAAGACAAGGTTTGATATGAATCTTAACCAAATTGATCTTCAGTTGTTTACAATTTTGATGCTTTTTTTAAATAACAATATTGAAGTTCTTCCCTTTGGTTATTGCAGGAGAAATATATGTTGCTTTGTTTAACCTGAACTCCAAGAAAACTACTATAACCGCACAAAAATCAGACTTGGCCAAGGCATTTCCGGGGACTAAATTGACTAATAGAGCTTCTTGCAAAGGCAACGAAGTTTGGAGCCAAACTGACTTGGGGATTATAGAACACTTCATATCCATTTCTGTGGAAACCCATGGAACTGCACTTGTCGTCCTACACTGCAGTTAAATTAGTGTAGAACAAACCAAAGCGAATCATTCTAAGTTTCAGCTGGCTTTTGGTTTTGGATCTTGAGCTTGAAGCAGATATTTATGTAGCCATATATGTTTGGAGATAGATATACTAAGGCGAATATAAAAGGAGGATGATTTTTGTTATACCCTATATCAGGGAGTCCTTTCCATTTGTAAAGCAAAGCTGAGCTGACTATTTTTGGAGAAACACAAGCATAACAGTTTCTCGAGAACAAAATGAGtgtttatgttaaatttaGATCATTATACTAAGATGGTTATGTAGGCATTACAAAGTGAACAACACACCATCAACAGTCAGTAGTGGAATCCATGCTCAGAGCTTTTGCACGCATGTTGGATGGTTGAACTGTGCCTGACCCATTGACACTTCCCTCCTCTCAGTGAGTCAACTTACCACGAACTGTGTTTTGACTTCTATCATGAAGAAGTTTGTATCTTCCGAAGATACAATTGACGAGCCATTGAATTCAACTACAAGTCCTTTCCTTGATGGCTTGATCCATACAGACTGACAATTTGAGCATCCTCTCATTGTAAGCAAGGTTCATACACTCGAGCGCCATCTACTAAATATAATGTGAAATCTGTTGCTAACAGATACAGCAATTTGATAAACAGGAGGCTGGCATGGGAACACATCATTCGCCAAAACATGGAACACATTATTAACCATGGAGGTTGGGGGGACATTCTCCCGTTTCACTGAGCACAACCTCCTTGGAGCTTCACCATAGCGTCTGCACTCTGCAGCGCagttagcttctttagctAGCAAAGCAATCCATCTTCATTGGACTTGGCACAAACTCACACTCGAGGCTGTCAAGGGCACATTCTCGCTGTTGAGGGCATTAACGAATTCTCTGTACTCACTAACCCAGTCACATTATGAAACTTCAGTTTGATTGCAAGCTTTACCCCCTGGATGGGAGATGCAAGGAAAACAAATCTGGAGATCGTAGGACAAAGATGATGCATTATGTGCTCAACAATTTCATTTCAACTGAACTACATCCAAGAATTTTGGCAATCCTCCTATCTTTCATCAATTCTTTAGTCAGCTTTACTTCTTTCCATCTTCCAGCCCTAGCATATATGTTGGAAAGAAGGACCAAAACTCCACTAAAATGAGGCTCCAACTCTGTAATGTATCTTCTAACTCTGTCACCGAGATCTAGATTTTCATATATCTCACACCCATTTAAGAGAGCTCCCCATGTTGTTACATTGGGTTGAATTGGCATTTATTCTAGTAGTCTCATTGCCTCTTCAAACCGGCCTGCACGACTCAAGAGATCAACCATGCAGCCGTAATGTTCTGCCATTGGTGTTATGCCATAAACATCAATCATTGAACGAAAGTGTCTCTGACCCTCCTCCACAAGTCCGACATGGCTACACGCGCTTAAAACCCCAATATAAGTGATCTGGTCTGGAATAACACTAGCATCCTCTTGCATTCTTCTAAAAGTATGCAGTGCATCTGCAGCATGCCCTGCACAGCTAAACCGACAATCATACTAGTCCATGCCATTACATCTTTCTTCTGCAAATTCCTCAAAAATTCTTTGAGCACTGCCTGCATCTCCATTTTTCGTATACATGTCTAGCAAAGCAGTTCCAACAGAAGCATCTGTGCCTATGCTAGTTTTTGATGCATATGAATGAAGACTTTGTCCCAAAGCCAAAGCCCCCAACTGCGCACAAGAACCAATCACATCCGGACAGGTAGCTTGGTCCGGAATAAAACCAGAAAGCCGCACATCAAAAAACAAGTCAATAGCTTTATCAACCTGGTCATATTGATTGTAGGCACTGATCATAGAATTCCAGGCAACCAAGTTTCTGTCAGGCATCTTGTCAAACAGACGCCTTGCTGTTCTCAAGCTGCCACATTTTGCATACATATCTACTATGGCAGTTGCAAAAATCACATTAAAATCAAAAGTCGATTCAAACGGATCAAACCCAAGTTGGCGAATACGACTGTGAACCCACTTCCCACTGTCAATATCCCTACTTCGGGCACAAGCGACTAACACATTGACCATTGTAATCTCATTTGGCTCGACATCACAAAGTTCCATATCCCTAAACACCTTTACAGCCTCACTAGCTTGATTGTTCCCAACAAACCCGGAAATCAGATTCCATATCTGCACAACAAGCATACATATTGAGCAAACCAGAAGATACATACACATTCAATACAAATCCAGCTTTCACAATGCAGCTATGCACACATTTCCCAACTCCAACAGCAACGATTATCGAACAACCGTTGagacaaatggaaatgtaaaatggTCAGGGGCATAACCCCTATGCACCATTTCTCTATACATTACCAAACACTCTACCGGGTTCTCGCTATTCGAGTACCCTCTGATCATTGAGTTCCAAATATACAAACTGGGCTGCTTAATTCGACGAAAAACAGACTCAGCATAGCTGATGTCTCCAGCCTCAGAAATAGCACAGAAATCAATAACCCTACTCAATGAGATCACATTCTTAACTGAGCTAGTGACCATCAGCCCATGTATTTGTTTCAATTCTCATGGATTTGCACTTTTCTAGCAATGAGAGAATGGCATTGTAGTGTTTCTTCATGAATTACAACTCAAAAGCTTctgcttttcaattttcatatgCAAAATCTTATgggttctatatatatactctaaAAATATGCAACATATGGTAAGCAACACACACTGAGCCTTCTATAGAAattaaaaactatatatacccAAATTGAAAATCTTTCACTGAAGGAATACATGTCAACAAATTGAATATGGATTACAATGCTATATCATATATAGTAAAGAAGATCAAAACATTTTGATGCTGCTTTCTCTTTTAGAATGCTCTTCTTCCACTTCTTTTACTTCTCAAAGTCACATTCTCCATCATAGGCCTAAGCTTCAATCCCCAATCTCTCAAATCCTTTCTCTTAAACCCTGAACCTACCAAAACACCCCAAACAAAAGCCCCAAAAAGACCTCTCATCTCCCACCAATGAACCAAACCAACCCCAACAGCCCCaaaacacaacccaaaccaaaGCACATTGCTCTCCAAATCCCCCCCAAACAACAACCCATAACCACAACTCACCAAAACcccataaaacaaaaacaacaacagcaaTTTCCTCTTCCTTTTGCTCCTAAACCCATCAAACCCTCCACCCCCAAAGCTCTTCCAAAACCCCAACCCACCTCGCCCACCACCTCCACCGCCGATTTCTTCAAGAACCAAATCCAACGGCTGAGGTAAAAGCTTGAGGCTTGATGCGATAATGGGTACCAATCGGAGCAAGAATCTCTGCAATTTCACAGACCCATTTGCTCTTCTGTTCTTCCTTGAATTCACAATGGGTTTCTGGGTCTGGGTTCGATCAGAGAGTGAGAGTGAAGCTCGAAAAAGGTGAGATCTTGAAGCAAAGACTGAGCTTTTTAGCAGATTGTGGGTTTTAGAAATGGGGTTTATGAAGAAAGAAGAGGGAATAGAGAGGAAAGGTTGGGTTTTGAAGTGAAGGGTCTGCATTGCACAAATGGGTTAGGCTctaagaagatgaagaagaagaggtgaCCGttttgtttgaaagaaaagcGCGCATCAAGTGCTTGTCATATTGTCTGTTCAAGTTTTGGTCTTTAACTCTTTATTCTATTCTGGGTCTGCAAGCAATGACTTTTTACCCCAACAAAGAGATAGTAAAAAGGTAAAAGCTTTTATTTTGACTGTGAAAATTGAACCTGTTTATCTATCTGGAAAAGTGTATTTGGTGTTAGTATGAGTCATAAATATCTGGAAGGAGATCTCAAGGAAGTAATAGATGATGGCTTTAGGTGGCAGAAGATTTATGATGATTGGGAAGGGTGCATCTGGGGTTTTCTGGTGTAGTTGTGGATGAAAGTCTAGTTACATATTGTTGTCACGGAGTTGGCTCACTTGGCTGCAATAAGTCCACACTTTTATATACCTAATACCTAAAATGACAATAAAATAGCAACATGTAACAACCCTCTTAATGGCATAACTACTTCAATTCAGACTATACTACTAAGTTCAGATTGCCTATATATGTGTTTCATCAAAGCCTTGTGTTGTTGTAAGAACAAATATTCCAATTGcttttttatatattcatTCTCTGAGCTTTTGAAGGAAAGATGTTTAAGCCGTTTGTCTTCCCTAGACATTACAAGCCATACACTTCAGGAGGGAGAATTGTTGATAGAGAACCATTTGGTGCAGGGCTAAACCAATGTGTCATTTGTCCGGTGAATTCCAGCATGGTTGCCGAAACTATAGACAAAAAGAATCAGAACTGGTACTACTTTTTGTCCTCTACGTGTTCCTCCTACTCGTATCAGTTGTATGCCAATAGTGCGCTTATAGTTCTTCTTGCAGGTTTGTACGGACTAGAGATGCTAATGATCTGATCATACAAGTTGGAGATTCCAACTTTCACTTGCACAAGGTATGCTACTAGACTGAAAGACACTTTTCTATTATTGAGAATTTCAAAATAAAGAATGAATTAGAATAGTCCATCATTAAGGTAGCTAGTGTATGATCACTTTGTaaagaaattaaattttacttgCAGTGAACTGTTTTACCTTTGTTCTAAGATACTGATAGTAATACTGTAATAGCTTGGAATCTTTGTTATAGTTGTAGCTCTGGTGT contains:
- the LOC126800733 gene encoding alpha-galactosidase-like gives rise to the protein MLQAIIPFHQLTNSFTLGLFDGMESIAYCNVLEFSALLVMNIFRFLYSYLCFYLTSSGPQLWSPIKGPNFMQNYIHSGNESSGVDLLNQRVSSQELATTPPRGWNSYNAISWTITEKEFLQNAEIISNKLLPYGYEYVVVDHLWYRRNVTGASADNIGVDVIDEWGRPMPDPDRWPSSKGGKGFTEVAERVHKMGLKFGINIMRGINTQAVEANTRILHPLSGSVYDYSNGKFWTAQDIGIKERTCTGMQNGFMSVNTTLQAGRFFLSDLYQLYTSWGVDFVKQDCVFGRDLDMNEISYASSLLRNQKPLLYSVSPGIGATPMMANSVSSVVNTYSISGNNWDDWRDVVARFDVARDFAAANMIGANSSWPDLDMLPLGWLSDAGLNEDPHRETNLTSEEQRTMMTLWCMAKSPLMFGGDVRKLDDTTHSILTNPILLEINSYSSNNKEFPYIRSEGLRSWVATGRQGEIYVALFNLNSKKTTITAQKSDLAKAFPGTKLTNRASCKGNEVWSQTDLGIIEHFISISVETHGTALVVLHCS
- the LOC126799710 gene encoding LOW QUALITY PROTEIN: putative pentatricopeptide repeat-containing protein At3g05240 (The sequence of the model RefSeq protein was modified relative to this genomic sequence to represent the inferred CDS: inserted 6 bases in 4 codons; deleted 1 base in 1 codon; substituted 1 base at 1 genomic stop codon), with the translated sequence MKKHYNAILSLLEKCKSMXELKQIHGLMVTSSVKNVISLSRVIDFCAISEAGDISYAESVFRRIKQPSLYIWNSMIRGYSNSENPVECLVMYREMVHRGYAPDHFTFPFXLNGCSIIVAVGVGKCVHSCIVKAGFVLNVYVSSGLLNMYACCADMXNLISGFVGNNQASEAVKVFRDMELCDVEPNEITMVNVLVACARSRDIDSGKWVHSRIRQLGFDPFESTFDFNVIFATAIVDMYAKCGSLRTARRLFDKMPDRNLVAWNSMISAYNQYDQVDKAIDLFFDVRLSGFIPDQATCPDVIGSCAQLGALALGQSLHSYASKTSIGTDASVGTALLDMYTKNGDAGSAQRIFEELQKKDVMAWTSMIVGLAVQGXAADALHTFRRMQEDASVIPDQITYIGVLSACSHVGLVEEGQRHFRSMIDVYGITPMAEHYGCMVDLLSRAGRFEEAMRLLEXMPIQPNVTTWGALLNGCEIYENLDLGDRVRRYITELEPHFSGVLVLLSNIYARAGRWKEVKLTKELMKDRRIAKILGCSSVEMKLLST
- the LOC126799711 gene encoding uncharacterized protein LOC126799711, which produces MQTLHFKTQPFLSIPSSFFINPISKTHNLLKSSVFASRSHLFRASLSLSDRTQTQKPIVNSRKNRRANGSVKLQRFLLRLVPIIASSLKLLPQPLDLVLEEIGGGGGGRGGLGFWKSFGGGGFDGFRSKRKRKLLLLFLFYGVLVSCGYGLLFGGDLESNVLWFGLCFGAVGVGLVHWWEMRGLFGAFVWGVLVGSGFKRKDLRDWGLKLRPMMENVTLRSKRSGRRAF